In Pseudomonas sp. MTM4, one genomic interval encodes:
- the tssE gene encoding type VI secretion system baseplate subunit TssE: MAYGSLFERLGGDADKRAGWSREVAAMASVAAHLAKMLSTRAGSVQTLPDYGLPDLNDMRLSLHDSLQQARIAIERFIEAYEPRLSQVRVVSLPRDQDLLRLAFAIDGLLEVDGIKRPVGFSASLDGSGRVKVQGNS, translated from the coding sequence ATGGCCTACGGCAGCCTTTTCGAACGCCTCGGCGGGGACGCCGACAAGCGTGCCGGCTGGAGCCGCGAAGTTGCGGCAATGGCTTCGGTGGCTGCCCATCTGGCCAAAATGCTCAGCACCCGGGCGGGCAGCGTGCAAACGTTGCCCGACTATGGGTTGCCCGATTTGAACGATATGCGCCTGTCGCTGCACGACTCGCTGCAACAGGCGCGTATCGCCATCGAACGCTTCATCGAAGCGTACGAGCCCCGTTTAAGCCAGGTCAGGGTGGTTTCCCTGCCCCGCGACCAAGATCTGCTGCGCCTCGCCTTCGCCATTGACGGCCTGCTGGAAGTGGACGGCATCAAGCGCCCGGTCGGCTTCTCCGCCAGCCTGGATGGCAGCGGACGGGTGAAGGTTCAAGGCAACAGCTAA